From a single Ornithorhynchus anatinus isolate Pmale09 chromosome 4, mOrnAna1.pri.v4, whole genome shotgun sequence genomic region:
- the SH2D3C gene encoding SH2 domain-containing protein 3C isoform X3, which yields MTERCSLWSALSAAACCFYRGSFVQVQFSKEKYILDSSPEKLHKELEEELKLSSTDLRSHAWYHGRIPREVSESLVQRNGDFLIRDSLTSLGDYVLTCRWHHKPLHFKINKVMVKAGESYTHIQYLFEQESFDHVPALVRFYVGSRKAVSEQSGAIIYCPVNRTFPLRYLEASYGLSHGKPGGSGSPSGQKGGHMKRRSITMTDGLTADKITRAEGCPTSVSLPHHRDAIRNCALSMDQIQDLHAPMSPISESPGSPAYSTVTRLKSSGTPATGVAPASPATRRSSEPQLCPGSNHKPLGEPTGSAHSAPGPGYPQASPSPSLNSYSDPDSGHYCQLHPPSPGGRERAGPEPPGRGTKSYVERLKGEDGPRLADGGPSEGHRDGGFTTPLVEAPSSFNPTTFQSLLIPHDNKPLEMSILRRVKELLAEADAKTLARHITKVDCLVARILGVTKEMQQLMGVSSGMELLTLPHGRQLRLDLLERFHTMSIMLAVDILSCSGATEDRASLLYKTIQLAAELRNTMGNMFSFAAVMGALDMAQIARLEQTWMLLRQRHTEGAILYEKKLKPFLKSLNEGKEGPPLSNTTFPHVLPLITLLECDTAPPEGPQPWETTDQGVEVVLAHLEAARMVAHHGGLYHTNAEVKLQGFQAHPELLEIFSTEFQMRLLWGSQGAGSNQAKRYEKFDKVLTALSHKVEPPVRSSEL from the exons ATGACGGAGCGTTGCAGCCTCTGGAGTGCCCTCTCCGCCGCCGCCTGCTGCTTCTACCGGGGCTCCTTCGTGCAGGTgcag TTCTCCAAGGAAAAGTACATCCTCGACTCATCCCCGGAGAAGCTGCACAAGGAGCTCGAGGAGGAACTGAAACTAAGCAGCACCGACCTACGCAGCCACGCATGGTACCACGGCCGCATCCCCCGAGAG GTCTCGGAGAGCCTGGTCCAGAGGAATGGAGACTTTCTCATCCGCGACTCCTTGACCAGCCTGGGGGACTACGTGCTGACCTGCCGCTGGCACCACAAGCCCCTGCACTTCAAGATCAACAAGGTCATGGTCAAGGCCGGCGAGAGCTACACCCACATCCAGTACCTGTTTGAGCAGGAGAGCTTCGATCACGTCCCCGCCCTGGTGCGGTTTTACGTGGGCAGCCGCAAGGCGGTGTCAGAGCAGAGCGGCGCGATCATCTACTGCCCCGTCAACCGCACCTTCCCCTTGCGCTACCTGGAGGCCAGCTATGGGCTCAGCCACGGCAAGCCGGGGGGGTCCGGCAGCCCCTCCGGCCAGAAGGGGGGACACATGAAGAGGCGGAGCATCACCATGACGGACGGACTCACGGCTGACAAGATCACCCGGGCGGAGGGCTGTCCCACCAG cGTCTCTCTGCCCCATCACCGGGACGCCATCCGCAACTGCGCCCTCAGCATGGACCAGATCCAGGATCTGCACGCACCCATGTCCCCCATTTCAGAGAGCCCGGGTTCCCCAGCCTACAGCACTG TGACCCGGCTAAAGTCCTCAGGAACCCCAGCCACAGGCgtggcccccgcctcccccgccacccGCCGATCCagcgaaccccagctctgtccgGGCAGCAACCATAAGCCCTTGGGCGAGCCAACCGGCAGCGCTCACTCGGCCCCAGGACCCGGCTACCCCCAGGCCTCGCCCTCGCCCTCCCTCAACAGCTACAGCGACCCAGATTCCGGCCACTACTGCCAGCTGCACCCGCCCTCCCCGGGTGGTCGGGAGCGGGCAGGGCCCGAACCCCCAGGCCGTGGGACTAAGAGCTATGTGGAGCGGCTGAAGGGGGAGGATGGGCCGCGCTTGGCAGACGGTGGTCCCTCAGAGGGCCACCGGGATGGGGGCTTCACCACCCCCCTGGTGGaagctccctcctctttcaacCCAACCACGTTCCAGTCCCTGCTCATCCCACATGACAACAAGCCCCTGGAGATGAGCATCCTCAGGCGGGTCAAGGAGCTACTGGCTGAGGCCGACGCCAAGACGCTGGCCCGGCACATCACCAAAGTTGACTGCCTG GTTGCTAGGATACTGGGCGTTACCAAGGAGATGCAGCAGCTCATGGGAGTCAGCTCGGGCATGGAGCTGCTCACCCTCCCCCACGGACGGCAGCTCCGGCTGGACCTGCTGGAACG ATTCCACACCATGTCCATCATGCTGGCCGTGGACATCCTGAGCTGTTCGGGCGCCACGGAGGACCGGGCCTCGCTGCTGTACAAGACCATCCAGCTGGCGGCCGAGCTGCGGAACACCATGGGCAACATGTTCAGCTTCGCTGCCGTCATGGGTGCCCTGGACATGGCCCAG atcgCCCGACTGGAGCAGACGTGGATGTTGCTACGGCAGAGGCATACGGAGGGCGCCATCCTGTACGAGAAGAAGCTGAAGCCGTTCCTCAAGAGCCTCAATGAGGGCAAAG AAGGCCCTCCACTGAGCAATACCACCTTCCCCCACGTGCTGCCCCTCATCACCTTGCTGGAGTGCGACACGGCCCCACCGGAGGGCCCCCAGCCCTGGGAGACCACCGACCAGGGGGTGGAGGTGGTCCTGGCGCACCTAGAGGCGGCCCGCATGGTGGCCCACCACGGGGGCCTCTACCACACCAACGCCGAGGTCAAGCTGCAGG gcttccaggcccatccagAGCTCCTGGAAATCTTCAGCACTGAGTTCCAGATGCGCCTCCTCTGGGGAAGCCAGGGGGCAGGCAGTAACCAGGCCAAGCGCTACGAGAAGTTTGACAAGGTGCTCACGGCCTTGTCCCATAAGGTGGAACCCCCCGTCCGCTCCAGTGAGCTGTAG
- the SH2D3C gene encoding SH2 domain-containing protein 3C isoform X4 produces the protein MTERCSLWSALSAAACCFYRGSFVQFSKEKYILDSSPEKLHKELEEELKLSSTDLRSHAWYHGRIPREVSESLVQRNGDFLIRDSLTSLGDYVLTCRWHHKPLHFKINKVMVKAGESYTHIQYLFEQESFDHVPALVRFYVGSRKAVSEQSGAIIYCPVNRTFPLRYLEASYGLSHGKPGGSGSPSGQKGGHMKRRSITMTDGLTADKITRAEGCPTSVSLPHHRDAIRNCALSMDQIQDLHAPMSPISESPGSPAYSTVTRLKSSGTPATGVAPASPATRRSSEPQLCPGSNHKPLGEPTGSAHSAPGPGYPQASPSPSLNSYSDPDSGHYCQLHPPSPGGRERAGPEPPGRGTKSYVERLKGEDGPRLADGGPSEGHRDGGFTTPLVEAPSSFNPTTFQSLLIPHDNKPLEMSILRRVKELLAEADAKTLARHITKVDCLVARILGVTKEMQQLMGVSSGMELLTLPHGRQLRLDLLERFHTMSIMLAVDILSCSGATEDRASLLYKTIQLAAELRNTMGNMFSFAAVMGALDMAQIARLEQTWMLLRQRHTEGAILYEKKLKPFLKSLNEGKEGPPLSNTTFPHVLPLITLLECDTAPPEGPQPWETTDQGVEVVLAHLEAARMVAHHGGLYHTNAEVKLQGFQAHPELLEIFSTEFQMRLLWGSQGAGSNQAKRYEKFDKVLTALSHKVEPPVRSSEL, from the exons ATGACGGAGCGTTGCAGCCTCTGGAGTGCCCTCTCCGCCGCCGCCTGCTGCTTCTACCGGGGCTCCTTCGTGCAG TTCTCCAAGGAAAAGTACATCCTCGACTCATCCCCGGAGAAGCTGCACAAGGAGCTCGAGGAGGAACTGAAACTAAGCAGCACCGACCTACGCAGCCACGCATGGTACCACGGCCGCATCCCCCGAGAG GTCTCGGAGAGCCTGGTCCAGAGGAATGGAGACTTTCTCATCCGCGACTCCTTGACCAGCCTGGGGGACTACGTGCTGACCTGCCGCTGGCACCACAAGCCCCTGCACTTCAAGATCAACAAGGTCATGGTCAAGGCCGGCGAGAGCTACACCCACATCCAGTACCTGTTTGAGCAGGAGAGCTTCGATCACGTCCCCGCCCTGGTGCGGTTTTACGTGGGCAGCCGCAAGGCGGTGTCAGAGCAGAGCGGCGCGATCATCTACTGCCCCGTCAACCGCACCTTCCCCTTGCGCTACCTGGAGGCCAGCTATGGGCTCAGCCACGGCAAGCCGGGGGGGTCCGGCAGCCCCTCCGGCCAGAAGGGGGGACACATGAAGAGGCGGAGCATCACCATGACGGACGGACTCACGGCTGACAAGATCACCCGGGCGGAGGGCTGTCCCACCAG cGTCTCTCTGCCCCATCACCGGGACGCCATCCGCAACTGCGCCCTCAGCATGGACCAGATCCAGGATCTGCACGCACCCATGTCCCCCATTTCAGAGAGCCCGGGTTCCCCAGCCTACAGCACTG TGACCCGGCTAAAGTCCTCAGGAACCCCAGCCACAGGCgtggcccccgcctcccccgccacccGCCGATCCagcgaaccccagctctgtccgGGCAGCAACCATAAGCCCTTGGGCGAGCCAACCGGCAGCGCTCACTCGGCCCCAGGACCCGGCTACCCCCAGGCCTCGCCCTCGCCCTCCCTCAACAGCTACAGCGACCCAGATTCCGGCCACTACTGCCAGCTGCACCCGCCCTCCCCGGGTGGTCGGGAGCGGGCAGGGCCCGAACCCCCAGGCCGTGGGACTAAGAGCTATGTGGAGCGGCTGAAGGGGGAGGATGGGCCGCGCTTGGCAGACGGTGGTCCCTCAGAGGGCCACCGGGATGGGGGCTTCACCACCCCCCTGGTGGaagctccctcctctttcaacCCAACCACGTTCCAGTCCCTGCTCATCCCACATGACAACAAGCCCCTGGAGATGAGCATCCTCAGGCGGGTCAAGGAGCTACTGGCTGAGGCCGACGCCAAGACGCTGGCCCGGCACATCACCAAAGTTGACTGCCTG GTTGCTAGGATACTGGGCGTTACCAAGGAGATGCAGCAGCTCATGGGAGTCAGCTCGGGCATGGAGCTGCTCACCCTCCCCCACGGACGGCAGCTCCGGCTGGACCTGCTGGAACG ATTCCACACCATGTCCATCATGCTGGCCGTGGACATCCTGAGCTGTTCGGGCGCCACGGAGGACCGGGCCTCGCTGCTGTACAAGACCATCCAGCTGGCGGCCGAGCTGCGGAACACCATGGGCAACATGTTCAGCTTCGCTGCCGTCATGGGTGCCCTGGACATGGCCCAG atcgCCCGACTGGAGCAGACGTGGATGTTGCTACGGCAGAGGCATACGGAGGGCGCCATCCTGTACGAGAAGAAGCTGAAGCCGTTCCTCAAGAGCCTCAATGAGGGCAAAG AAGGCCCTCCACTGAGCAATACCACCTTCCCCCACGTGCTGCCCCTCATCACCTTGCTGGAGTGCGACACGGCCCCACCGGAGGGCCCCCAGCCCTGGGAGACCACCGACCAGGGGGTGGAGGTGGTCCTGGCGCACCTAGAGGCGGCCCGCATGGTGGCCCACCACGGGGGCCTCTACCACACCAACGCCGAGGTCAAGCTGCAGG gcttccaggcccatccagAGCTCCTGGAAATCTTCAGCACTGAGTTCCAGATGCGCCTCCTCTGGGGAAGCCAGGGGGCAGGCAGTAACCAGGCCAAGCGCTACGAGAAGTTTGACAAGGTGCTCACGGCCTTGTCCCATAAGGTGGAACCCCCCGTCCGCTCCAGTGAGCTGTAG